Proteins co-encoded in one Papaver somniferum cultivar HN1 chromosome 5, ASM357369v1, whole genome shotgun sequence genomic window:
- the LOC113282233 gene encoding putative receptor-like protein kinase At4g00960 has product MGVFWSNLASLVKQRCCGKIKKKVGAARDGHPEEEEGSDSWGLFFKLQTLEIATNFFSDSNKLGHGGFGPVYLGLLPNGEQIAVKKLSLNSRQGTKEFTNEVKLLLKIQHRNLVRLLGCCIEGPEKMLVYEYLSNKSLDYFLFDEEKRATLDWKTRFEIINGIGRGLLYLHEESPERIIHRDIKAGNILLDEQLKPKISDFGLARLFPWDDTHVSTFRISGTHGYMAPEYALHGYLSAKTDVFSFGILVLEIVSGRKNHDDSLEEDKSDLLSYTWNIWQEQKALELVDPSIETRFNSEEVVKCIQLGLLCCQASIADRPEMNAVHLMLESESFTVPKPGKPGYQGRVGRWATYSSTTATSNTKSSEHSDSTAMTNATYSLTSSVDDYPR; this is encoded by the exons atgggagttttcTGGTCTAATCTAGCATCATTAGTTAAGCAACGGTGCTGTggcaaaatcaagaaaaaagtgggTGCAGCAAGAGATGGAcatccagaagaagaagaaggaagtgaTTCATGGGGTTTGTTTTTCAAGCTTCAAACTCTTGAAATTGCCACAAATTTTTTCTCCGACTCTAATAAACTCGGGCATGGAGGTTTCGGACCCGTTTATCTG GGGTTGCTGCCAAATGGTGAGCAAATTGCAGTAAAGAAGCTGAGTTTGAATTCAAGACAAGGAACTAAAGAATTCACAAATGAAGTGAAATTGCTGCTGAAAATACAACATAGAAACTTGGTTAGACTTTTAGGCTGCTGCATAGAAGGTCCTGAGAAGATGTTGGTCTATGAGTATCTGTCAAACAAGAGCCTTGACTACTTTCTCTTTG ATGAGGAGAAGCGAGCAACGCTAGATTGGAAAACACGGTTCGAGATTATTAACGGAATCGGAAGGGGTCTTCTGTACCTGCATGAAGAGTCACCTGAAAGAATAATACATAGAGACATCAAAGCTGGTAACATACTTCTAGATGAACAGTTAAAACCAAAGATTTCAGACTTTGGCTTAGCAAGACTCTTTCCTTGGGATGATACTCATGTTAGTACATTTAGGATTTCTGGCACTCA TGGCTATATGGCTCCAGAGTACGCGTTGCATGGGTACCTGTCTGCGAAAACTGATGTTTTCAGTTTCGGGATACTGGTGCTAGAAATTGTAAGTGGGAGAAAGAATCATGATGACAGTTTAGAAGAAGATAAGTCAGATCTCCTGAGCTAT ACCTGGAATATCTGGCAAGAACAGAAGGCACTAGAGTTGGTCGACCCAAGTATAGAGACAAGGTTTAATAGTGAAGAAGTAGTAAAGTGTATTCAACTAGGGCTGCTATGTTGTCAAGCAAGTATTGCAGATAGACCAGAAATGAATGCAGTTCATCTCATGCTAGAGAGCGAATCTTTCACAGTACCTAAACCTGGAAAACCAGGATATCAAGGACGTGTCGGTCGCTGGGCAACCTATTCTTCCACTACTGCCACAAGTAATACCAAATCCAGTGAACATTCTGACAGTACTGCTATGACTAATGCTACTTATTCTTTAACCAGCAGTGTAGATGATTATCCCAGATGA
- the LOC113282234 gene encoding elongator complex protein 5-like — MAETICRALRDGSLAGEHAPALTIKDSIPSPFGFDAFTHFLCSLSSNICAGKSQSQGIVLIAFTKSPSFYFDLLKSRGIDASSSSKWLRILDCYSDPLGWKDGVSVSSSTGTLCKNVRDLDGLFSSVVQLGKEIVGPSKARFSVAIDSVTAMLRHAALSCVSGLISNLRSHDYVSCVFWLIHSDLHEARTIAVLEYMSSMVASLEPMTIAAKEQRSNSESIFSLKQYSRKGKFHLRLKRRNGRVKVLSEDFHVEQAGIKFSVNSLTNDIVSQSLLPKVQFNLQLSEKERSDRENVILPFEHQEMGKTTEIYDGRRSLSNYATDLSTTSASISEKRHSEANIVGKGEIHYLRDSDDEETPDSDEDPDDDLDI; from the exons atggcgGAAACAATTTGCAGAGCTTTACGAGATGGATCTTTAGCAGGAGAACACGCACCAGCATTAACGATAAAGGATTCAATTCCTAGTCCTTTCGGTTTTGATGCTTTCACTCATTTTCTCTGCTCTCTTTCCTCTAATATCTGTGCTGGAAAATCTCAATCTCA AGGTATTGTGCTGATTGCATTCACTAAGAGTCCATCTTTCTACTTTGATTTGCTGAAAAGTAGAGGAATTGATGCTTCCTCTTCTTCTAAATG GCTTAGGATACTGGATTGTTATTCTGATCCACTTGGTTGGAAAGATGGGGTTAGTGTTAGCTCTTCGACGGGGACTCTTTGTAAAAACGTGAGGGATCTAGATGGGTTGTTTTCTTCAGTTGTTCAACTCGGAAAAG AAATTGTAGGACCAAGCAAAGCTCGGTTTTCTGTTGCCATTGACTCG GTAACTGCAATGTTAAGACACGCAGCATTATCTTGTGTTTCGGGGCTTATAAGCAACCTCCGCAGCCATG ATTATGTTTCTTGTGTCTTTTGGTTGATCCACTCAGACCTACATGAAGCCAGGACCATTGCAGTTCTTGAATATATGTCATCTATGGTTGCCAGCTTGGAGCCGATGACTATAGCTGCAAAGGAACAACGAAGCAATTCAGAGAGTATTTTTTCTCTGAAACAGTACTCCAGAAAAGGGAAGTTTCATCTTCGATTGAAGCGTCGAAATGGAAGAGTCAAAGTGCTG AGCGAAGATTTTCATGTTGAACAAGCAGGCATCAAATTTTCTGTTAATTCCTTAACAAATGATATTGTCAGTCAAAGCCTTTTGCCAAAG GTTCAGTTTAATCTCCAGCTATCAGAGAAAGAACGGTCTGACAGAGAAAATGTTATACTTCCTTTTGAACATCAAG AAATGGGTAAAACTACTGAAATTTATGATGGACGGAGGTCACTTTCTAATTACGCAACTGATTTAAGTACTACATCTGCTTCAATCTCTGAGAAGCGGCATTCCGAGGCCAATATTGTTGGAAAGGGTGAAATTCATTACTTGCGAGACTCTGATGATGAAGAGACGCCAGATTCTGACGAGGACCCAGATGACGATTTGGACATATAA
- the LOC113282235 gene encoding mannose-6-phosphate isomerase 1-like, whose amino-acid sequence MEVMTAAGVVEKEIEIPQSRLLQMLRCTVQNYDWGGIGENSEVAKLSSLNSKVEIEVDKNYAELWMGTHNSGPSFIVDSDNLTLKSWITENPSVLGDKVLEKWGTDLPFLFKVLSVAKALSIQAHPDKESAVKLHKSLPNLYKDDNHKPEMALALTEFEALCGFVNLEEIKGVIQSVPEIVELVGNVEEDQLLHVSEQDGEEKVKFVMQTIFTHLMSACKESVSKMVSKLKSRLIEAQKERQLSDKEQLVLRLETEYPGDIGVLSAFFLNYVKLNPGEALYLGANEPHAYIHGECVECMATSDNVVRAGLTSKLRDVPTLCSMLTYRQGYPDILPGVAVNQYITRYMPPFDEFEVDRCNLPEGEFTEFPAFLGPSLFVVTRGAAKIQVISADHREEKEVRRGDVFFVAAHAGIIVATTNMEGTGGLQLFRAGVNSRFLSEL is encoded by the exons ATGGAGGTGATGACTGCTGCGGGAGTTGTGGAGAAGGAAATTGAAATTCCTCAGTCTAGATTATTACAGATGTTGAGATGTACAGTACAGAATTACGATTGGGGAGGAATTGGTGAGAATTCTGAAGTTGCTAAACTTTCTTCTTTGAATTCTAAGGTGGAAATTGAGGTTGATAAAAATTATGCTGAGTTATGGATGGGTACTCATAATTCTGGTCCTTCTTTCATAGTAGATTCTGATAATCTGACTTTGAAATCTTGGATTACTGAAAACCCTAGTGTTTTAGGAGATAAGGTGCTGGAGAAATGGGGTACTGATCTTCCTTTCTTGTTTAAG GTGCTTTCAGTTGCGAAAGCATTATCTATACAAGCTCATCCAGACAAGGAATCTGCAGTGAAATTGCATAAGTCACTGCCTAATCTCTATAAAGACGATAACCACAAACCTGAAATGGCATTGGCACTTACCGAGTTCGAGGCATTGTGTGGTTTCGTTAATCTGGAG GAGATAAAAGGCGTGATTCAAAGTGTTCCTGAGATTGTGGAGCTGGTTGGTAATGTGGAAGAAGATCAACTCTTACATGTTAGCGAGCAAGATGGAGAGGAGAAAGTGAAATTTGTAATGCAGACTATTTTCACCCACCTCATGTCAGCATGTAAAGAGTCTGTTTCCAAGATGGTTTCTAAGCTGAAAAGCCGTCTGATTGAGGCGCAGAAG GAGAGGCAGTTGTCAGACAAGGAACAACTGGTGTTACGGTTAGAAACAGAATATCCAGGTGACATTGGTGTTCTATCAGCTTTCTTCCTAAACTACGTGAAGCTCAATCCTGGTGAGGCCTTGTACCTGGGGGCAAATGAACCTCACGCATATATCCATGGTGAATGTGTTGAGTGCATGGCTACCTCAGATAATGTTGTTCGTGCTGGTTTGACATCTAAGCTACGAGATGTCCCAACTCTTTGTTCAATGCTCACTTATAGACAG GGCTATCCAGACATTCTTCCAGGGGTTGCCGTGAATCAATACATAACACGGTACATGCCACCCTTTGATGAATTTGAGGTGGATCGGTGTAACCTTCCCGAGGGAGAATTCACAGAATTTCCTGCCTTCCTGGGACCCTCTCTCTTTGTAGTAACAAGAGGAGCTGCAAAGATTCAAGTGATTTCAGCTGATCACAGAGAGGAAAAGGAGGTCAGAAGGGGGGATGTCTTTTTTGTGGCAGCTCACGCTGGGATAATTGTTGCAACCACCAACATGGAAGGAACAGGAGGTTTACAACTTTTCCGGGCCGGAGTGAACAGCAGGTTCTTGTCAGAACTATGA